The DNA sequence TCGTCAAATTATTGTATAAAATATTTTCCAGTCCTCTCCTCTCAGTAAATATAGATTTCATACAGCCGAGATATTTTCTGAAATCCAACTAGAGATTTTTTTTTTTCAACTTAAAAACTAAGATTTAAAACCAGAGAAAGATAAATTACACGATTGTATGAATGTCAAATATATGAGGATCTTATTGCTAGACGAAAGAGTGCAGTCTTTCGTGTAGGTGCTGTTGCAAAGAACGAAGTTATAAAGTGATATGCTAGGGAAGAGGCTGATATTCACTATTCTGCAATGGCAAGGCCATGATCTACTCCAAAAAAAAAAGAATCCGATTTTTGAATCGGTATACTATGGATATTTACAGGGATGATATTCACCATTTTGCAATGGTAGAACAAAAAAAAATCCAAGTCATAAAGTGACATACTTCATTATATAGCAGACAAGTTACATCCCCAGAATAAATTTGTAATGGACCAGAGTAACAAAGTCAGAAAGAGTGGGGAAAATAGTACAAAATTTTATATATACATACCAAAACACATTCTGGGGATGTAAGATGTAACCTCAGTTACCTCCTCAGTTTTCAAACAGCAATGAGTCCACATTCATGCACCCCTCTGAACAATCCCATGTAAACATCACCTTATCCGTCCCAACTCCTCCACCTTGACATTACAGGCCTATCATCTTTCTCCGTCTCTACACACTACTCCGCCGTTATTGTATCATATCCTTCCCTTTTGGTCGAAAGTTAACAATTTGTGTTTTGGTTAAAAAATTCGTTCATTTATAACCAGGAATTTTCTCAAGACTTCGCTTGCCATTCAGAGAAAAAATTCCAAAACACATACCGGCCAAATACTCATCGAAACCAAAACCCCTGACCTACTTCGGAAAATTCAAACGCTAATAGGGCCACATTCAGGAACTACAACATTAGTAGAACTTCCTAACTTAATCCCACGTGAACATCCTCGTATCCTTCTCAATTCCTCCACCACCTCCTTAGCATTAGGCCTATCATCTTTCTCCGCTGCAACACACCTGAAAGCCAGCTCCGCCACAGCACCAACGCCCTCCATTGCCACCCTATCCCCCGCCAAAAACGGGTCCACAACTTCCTCCAACAATCCCATTTGTATCTTCGGCACAACCAAATCGACCAATGCCATTTCACTCTTTTCTCGCCTAGAATCCACAGCACGCATACCAGTGATCAACTCTAATAAAATCACTCCGAAACTATACACATCACTTTTCTCAGTCAATCTAAATGACTGATAATAATCAGGATCCAAATACCCCGGTGTCCCTTGCGGACCAGTCCAAACACAACCCGAACCTGGACCATTAGGCCCATTACCTGCCATTACTCCGTTTTCTTGACAAATCAATAATCTTGAAAGCCCAAAATCTCCAACTTTCACCCTCATATCTTTCTCCACAAAAATATTTGTTGAAGTCACATCTCTATGTATTATAGGTGGCAATACAGAGAAATGTAAATACTCAATTGCTAATGCAATTTGCAAAGCAATCTCAACTCTAACAATCCACTTCAAAGAGCCTTTTTTATATACACCATGTAAATGATCAGCTAATGTACCATTAGATACATAATCATATACTAAAAGTAACCCTCTAGGATCACTACAATACCCATGTAACTTAACTAAATTCGGGTGTGTAATCGACGAAAGTATCAAAATTTCATTACAAAATGACTTTGTTTTCGAGTTTTGTTTGTGCAAATGCTTCACAGCTACAATGTGACCATCAGCAAGTTGGCCTAAAAACACTGATCCAAAACCCCCATCACCAATTTTCCTTTTAGGGTCAAAATGATTAGTCGAGATTTCGAGATCATCATAAGTAAATACAGGTGGAAGTAGACTAGCTGAGCGATGTTGATGGAGAAATTGAGTTGTCGGGTCTTCTTGATTTTGTAAAGATGTGATTTTTTTCGTACGAAAAACAAATGTACCTACTGTAATAGCAATGAAAATGCATATAAAAATGAAAGATAGAGATAAAATTGTGACCTTATGAGGTGAAAATGATTGTTGATGTAGTAGTGATTGCGAGATTTTTGGTTTTGGTTTGAAACAAATAAAGGGCTTTTTAGGATCAGTAGCATTGTATCCACAAGTACCCTTGTTTATTATACATGAATTACAGCTTGAAAAGTATGAatcttgattttcttgatttgGGCTTTGATTCCACTCAACTTCAATACCCATTTTCAAGAAATTGTCAAGGTATCCAAGAACATCAGGCTGACAATCTTGTTGAGAGATTGAGTGAGTTGTTGATGCACAGTTGTGAATAAGTTTTAGTGGGTTTTTGATGAGTTTGCATTCCCAAGAACAAAGACTACAATTTGGC is a window from the Apium graveolens cultivar Ventura chromosome 1, ASM990537v1, whole genome shotgun sequence genome containing:
- the LOC141672638 gene encoding LEAF RUST 10 DISEASE-RESISTANCE LOCUS RECEPTOR-LIKE PROTEIN KINASE-like 1.5 → MFLIIFYFLATTQGCKSPPVNSCPPFTTTIPYPFSASPGCGHPSFPIKCSSPHSTLTINNLSFSLLRFELNSTSLLLLPQPNHKKQSCLPPLYTIPEQPIKLSSTPFKISDSSCSRLSHLHQCSPPNLPNCSLCSWECKLIKNPLKLIHNCASTTHSISQQDCQPDVLGYLDNFLKMGIEVEWNQSPNQENQDSYFSSCNSCIINKGTCGYNATDPKKPFICFKPKPKISQSLLHQQSFSPHKVTILSLSFIFICIFIAITVGTFVFRTKKITSLQNQEDPTTQFLHQHRSASLLPPVFTYDDLEISTNHFDPKRKIGDGGFGSVFLGQLADGHIVAVKHLHKQNSKTKSFCNEILILSSITHPNLVKLHGYCSDPRGLLLVYDYVSNGTLADHLHGVYKKGSLKWIVRVEIALQIALAIEYLHFSVLPPIIHRDVTSTNIFVEKDMRVKVGDFGLSRLLICQENGVMAGNGPNGPGSGCVWTGPQGTPGYLDPDYYQSFRLTEKSDVYSFGVILLELITGMRAVDSRREKSEMALVDLVVPKIQMGLLEEVVDPFLAGDRVAMEGVGAVAELAFRCVAAEKDDRPNAKEVVEELRRIRGCSRGIKLGSSTNVVVPECGPISV